tattttcaatcGATAAATCATATACAATGCACGTTGAATCTAACTAACATTTTTTTAGTTGTATTATGCATTGCCTGGTAAGATACGACTCGGTTTCACTTTAATTTAAGTTAATAGTATGCCGTCATAATTATATTTAGCCTTAATCACTTCATCAGAAGCCATTTTAAGCGCTTTACAATCATGAAAATGTATGGCTTCAAGACTGTAAGCTCTCGAACTGACTGATGTAAGTAGCAACTCTCTTTGCTACCTTTTCCATCACCTTCATAAAGTCCCAGGTGCTTTCCAATGAATAAAAGTTTAGTTTTAGTCATATATAGATGGAGAAAAAATTGCACCCTCAGTATACACAATTGCCTCGACTGGCAACTCATTTCAATGATTATATGGAATTGCACTTTAACTTCAACAGCTATTATTTAGcaaacttcattattttttagttCGTTTGAAAGGGTGACGAGATCATCACTTTCGATGACGAATGTGGTATATGAAACACCTTTGTTTAACACGTTGGCAATTTATCGCTTATACCTCAGTCACGTTTAAAACTCTACGACGGCCTTACGGCGAGTCGAagacagccgttttattcattttcattcaaatcacctatatatgtataaatatatatatatatatatatatatatatatatatatatatatatatatatatatatatatatatatatatatatatatatatatatatatatatgtatatatatatatatgtatatagctgatactaaaatgttaaaacggctgttttcgactcgcgtACGGCCGCCGTAAAGTAAATGTGACCGAGATATTAGCAATTGGCATTAGTTTTCCCCTTACCACGTTACCACGCGATGACTTCCCCCTGATGGCAAGCAGATGTCAGGTGTAAAAATACAATTGCAAAGAATAACCTGCCCTGCAGTCACACCCACCAACGAAATCATCCAACCCTACACCAATCGTTTCCAATAACTTGGATCAGTGGGGATCCGTTTTGTAGGTGTGACAggagaatgaatgaaaaacatGATGGATGCGTTCGTCATTTGAAAGtgtaatattttctttgttactttCCCCTAGCATTCAATTAACCTTCACTTCTGTCTATAGTGGCGTCGAGAATGTGCTTCAAGAGATCCTTTACATTATACTGAGCTCACTACCACCATTGGTCATTTCACCTTTCTCTATATACAACACGTCTATACATGACACAATATGATGATTGTTTAACGTCTTGTAATATACgtgaataacactgaaaaatacGATGGCAATACGAGTGACTTATTATAGGCAATATGTATGTTATTTAGCCTAATGTTCCGAATGATACTTAGAGTAATGGGCAAACTGCATTTTACGAAGGACATATAGGAAAAGGGTTCTGAAATCGGTTTTGACTGTTACTCGTTGAATTGTAATGGGCATCAACGAACGTACACATAATTTACCTTTAAAGACTTCTTTCTATGAATAGCAACTCACGGTCTCACATAGAGCATGATTGTGTTTTTGCTTTGCAACCACACGTCTTTATGCATTATTTATGACGAacaaaaactaaaatatttttcataatttcttaCACATCGACAAAACTGATAAAAAAAGGTGGATTGAAAAGTCTTGTAAATGATTGTGTTCAGGCGTAAAATGAGACGTTAAGAACAAGAGTTGATGAATCAAATTCTCACGAAAGAAAACacaattattgataatttaatagcatatttattgataaaaatcacaatgatcatgaaaaaaattcataatttctaaTGCTCTCGGATTCACTTAACTcgaatttgaaaatatgttttgtttcataaagcgACTGTCTTCATATCAATGCCTGAGTTAGATAAATGATTTTGTCCTGTTTGATAAACTTGAGTCTTCTCTATTTTTATCCTCTTTACGGGCAAGGAACACCGGGGGCCTGtataacacaaagtttatagcaatgatcatagaataTTTTACTACGATTGACTGCATAGACTAcaaaatacaatcaatcatgaaaatccaACTttcgattaattgctaacctttgtgttaccatggttacgggAGCCTGGTATGCATCAGACTGCAGTCTGTAGCTGGTCAGacatttgtgttttattattgtCGATGTAAGTAAATAAACTTTAAGTTCTTTGAACCTTTAACACATTTCTTGCTAAATCAACTTTGAATTTAGGATCATTCTTCATGAtgtaatttttattaaattgatattctGTGCTTCTTTGcttgtataatttttgtttccattggaaaaataatataaatgaataacacTAGTGATGGATAACTCATTTTAATGGCAGAAATATAATGTAATTTCTGTTTTCCGCTTCCAGTTCTAATCAAATGTCTAATCTTCTATTCtacctttgtaaaaaaaaaagatgagtgaataaatcACAAGAGCCTGGTCATGATTTCACTGGAACAATGTATCACAACTGTCCACTTTTAAGTTCttggccccattgcataaaagttaatattatagtaactttgccatccatgCTACCATGGTAGCAATGCTAATCAGCCCATCAGGATCAAGGATTTCAGGAAAGTTACCATTAGAtggtaaagttaccataataggaacttttatgcaacatggCCCAGAAATGGCACTATTCTAAGAATGTAACAGATCCCAATTGCagtgaaattattttgttggAATTAACCCATTGATCACAAAGATTATTCTAACAATATATAGACATAAAATTACACAGTCTATCTTagtagaaaaataaaactatggGACGTCGTCTTAATGGCAAAATACGCATAAAGAATCCTAGAACACAGCAAATGCATTAGAAATGCAAATCAAGTCATAATGAAATGCTCGGAGGGCTTTGTCAAAATTTAGCGAATCGGAACAgcagagtccaggacgaaactgctgtttcaAGTCACCAAccctcgacaaagacttcattatcatgaagggcatttgacaatacGTTCTCTGTGTTCCCAAAAGCGTTCCGCATCGTAGTTGCGGAAACGCCCTATTCTAATTTAAAGAGAGTCGCATACTTCTGGTCTACCCGTAAGACGATATTTTGGGGCGGAAAAGGAACTCTGTTTCCTCATCTTTTGCCAGACGTTATACCTCTTTGGCAAAAGAGTATAGAGAAAAGGGTTAAAACAAGAATTAAGGTATGATATAATTAGAGTGACGAGCCCCATAATCTGCTTAGGATCAAAGTTTTCAACATGCAGGACGGTGAGTTGGTAGACCCAAAATGGAGTATAACATATCCAAAAGACCAGAACTACCAGAAACACGATTTGTGCTACTCGACGTTTCGATCGTCGTACCTGTTGGCTACCAGTACGCTCTGACCTGACCTGACAAAAATGTGCCATGAGGAGCAAATAGGCAATTACCATGATAATGGACGGAATGGCGAAGGTGATAAGAAAGACTGAGATCATGTAGGTGGAAAGAGAATCATCTCCGTTCAGCGTCCAAGCGCAAGTGTATTTTACAGATCCGTGACCGTCATGAATTCGAGTCAATGCCATACTGGCCACCATTGGTGTCGCTAATATCAAGGCAGATACCCAGATTACCGCCACGATAACCCGAGCGAAGCCGACACTCCGGTACTTCAGAGACAACATCGGATGGACAACAGCCACATAGCGCTCAATGCTCATCACAGTGAGGATGTAAACACTAACGTGCATGGTGAGGACGTCGATGCTTAGGATCAACCGACAGCCTACGTCACCAAAGAGCCATCCGTCTTGGTTGTAGTTCGTCAGTGTGTAGAATAGACAGCCGAATATGTAGAGCAGGTCCGCTCCGGCCATGTTGACGAGGTAGGTGTTGATTGTATTGACGTTGACGTTAACATTGACATTTCCACTGGGTTTGAAAGATAACAGGATTACCAGGGCGTTAGCACAGACACCGATGATAAATATGCAGAGGAACCCCGCAATCAGAATGGATTTGAAGAGCATGGTGCGTTTTGAAAGCTTTTCTGTATAGAGATAAAAATATTCGAATGTCCTctgttttacagaaaaaataatgttcaagAGACTTCTAAACAACACTTCCTATACATTTAATTTCGAGAAatccaaataaaaatgaagaaatacttCATTCAGTCAGAGAATATTGACTTTGACGGCATAATACTAAGGATCAGTCACAGCAAACGTATCTCTCATAGTGTCTCATAGTAACTAATTTCCTTCAAGACAACCTATTCGTATTAAAAGGCACAGAAAGTTTTCAGCACCGCTCCTTACCGAGTCTTTTCAGTAAATGGCTCTTTGAAAAATGAGGGCGGAGTGTAGTTCGTTGGAGTAAAATGCGGGCAACGCCAAATCATTTATTGAAACCGTTGCATAAAGTGTTATGAGgttatgaataattgtaaataattataaataattacgAACAGGAAAGTGAGTGATGCTGGATGTGAGGGAAATCCAGAAATTTCAGGGTTCAGTAACCGAAGATGTAACATCTCCAGTCATCAGGTATTCATGCCCACGCTTCCAGATTCGTTCATGCGGGAAAAGCTGTCTGACATTGCCTTCTCAGTTAAACCGCACAGCAGCTAGGCATCCCACGTATATCAtcgatcaattttttttctatcgaTTGATTAGTTTAATTAGTTTTTCGAAAGATAAGTGGGGCAGTTTACATCAATTGATAATTTTGTAAAAGTACAAGTCACTGCGATTATAATTGCATCAATGATGAGAGTGTAAATTAGCTGCGTTTTGTCACTAAATAGTACAAAGACGTGTTTCCGTTCCGTTTGGTACAAAGCCTTTCAATTACAAGTGCGATTTTCATCAagtattatcattcattttctgGATTTTTCCCTCTGAATGAGGAAACCTGCCAATACTGGCATGGAACTCCAGCGTCAAAATTTCGACAATTGTTTAATAATCCACAATGCTGATACTGGATGGCGACAGATATTCCacatattatttattaatatcaCTTCGACGAATATGTGAGAGAGGAATGGGGAGTTGATGCTAATCTCTCTATCGAACAAGCCATCGGAACGGCGACAGCGGGGAAGTGTCTCGGGTAGTGTCTAGGGTTTCTCATTAAGTCCGTTCATGACCCACAATTATGCCAAAATGATCTATACAGGGGCgcgttaacatggttaagacAAACTCTCAGTAGATGACGGCATTATTCGGCTGGTTTACTCGTTGACAGCTTTGATCGCCGGGACTGATAAATGTAGAAATGCGTGCTTGATTGTAACCGTGTAAGTTTCAGAAGCCTCGCAGAAACCAACTCTCTCTTTCTTGTGCCGAGAACAGTCtgatgtcattaaaaaaacccGGGAAAACAGTTTgtattttcatggatttttttcttttcaaggaAGTACACGGAAAAAAGTCGGTACGTATCAATGCTAGAAGCGATACGGTGTGCCTTGTCAGATTGGGATACGATATGATCTCTTACATACCATAACCAGATAATACGTGTATATAATTCGATTGTGTACAACCGTCAACGTAGCTATCATATTTCACTAGTCACAGAACAGAAGTTGGTAAACTTCATCACATCTAATGTGTTGATGTATTTGAAGTAGCGTCAAGACATAAAAATGCTAACTATATAGGGTCATTAAGCATACGTGTATGGTTTGGCATTTTCGCTCTCTCAAGCTGTCACAGTGTCTCTTTCTCTCATCCTGTGTTCTGAATATTCTCAACAGATTACTGGCTTGTACATAGGTCAGCTGTGCATGTCTTGAAATTAAACAGAAATGTCAGTCAAATATGATAATTGGGGTTATGGTATCCATGAATATCCAATCTGAAGTTCAAAATAAGATTTATTTCACTGTTATATACATTTTCAGGCAGAACTTCCAGGATAAAATTCGGTCAAATAAAGATACAGGAGGATGTCCCCCAAAAAGGCTTTCATCATTATGTTCGAGAAACCGAAATCGACTTTCCGTCCGTCTTCTCGTTAAACGAATGCAGCATCCATTTGACCAAAATAAACTTACTCGTCCATATTTCTTGCATTCTTTTGATCTTCAAAGTCAAGTTAGGGAATGATACATGAAGATGTTGAGCGTCACAATAGTCGATATCCTCCTTGGGACGTCATACGAAACCAGCTGTTTTGCTTCCATGAATTATCACTAGATCCATTTTTTTTACGTATTtcgaaaatgaaattcatgaatatcATCTCTGTTTGCCTTCCCAGGCATGCATAGAAAGATGGCTTAATTAGTGTATTAACAAGGCATCTACTGACTTACGCTGGGCTTTTGCCACTTCACTCCACTCTCaagcgaataaaaaaaagatctcATCCTTCATATTTCACGTGCGCATTGGACGAATTAAGGCGGTAG
This genomic window from Lytechinus variegatus isolate NC3 chromosome 10, Lvar_3.0, whole genome shotgun sequence contains:
- the LOC121422194 gene encoding urotensin-2 receptor-like — protein: MLFKSILIAGFLCIFIIGVCANALVILLSFKPSGNVNVNVNVNTINTYLVNMAGADLLYIFGCLFYTLTNYNQDGWLFGDVGCRLILSIDVLTMHVSVYILTVMSIERYVAVVHPMLSLKYRSVGFARVIVAVIWVSALILATPMVASMALTRIHDGHGSVKYTCAWTLNGDDSLSTYMISVFLITFAIPSIIMVIAYLLLMAHFCQVRSERTGSQQVRRSKRRVAQIVFLVVLVFWICYTPFWVYQLTVLHVENFDPKQIMGLVTLIISYLNSCFNPFLYTLLPKRYNVWQKMRKQSSFSAPKYRLTGRPEVCDSL